The region TCCTCTGAGAGGACTCTTAATCATACGACGATTACACAGAAATTAAACTGAAAGTGCCTCTACTATCTTGTGTTTTAGACTGAGTTTCACTTTTGATTCTGTGATTCACATGATTTCTGGGATCTAAAGGCCGTCATCCACACTACCCAGTTCAATTAAGGCAGTCTTTGTTGTTTCGACAACTTTTGTGTTGCGTTTGGGCTGCATTAGGCTTAGTACATTCCAAACCATCTGCACAATCAAAGTTAAGGTGGGGGTTTCGAAATTAAGGCAGTGAACGTTGAACTTTGTGTGGAATATCACAGCCTGATAGATAATAAACGCGCCCTCTCCACAGTCAAATCCGCTTATTACTCGAAAATCGTTAACCTTAACAAAAACAACCCAAGGTTCCGTTCCGTATCTAAAcgtacccagaatcactcccctaaatctagcccttttactgcaaacgacTTTGTTGAACTTTTCTCGcgaaaaaatagacttaattcgtggTGATATTCAAAGtagtttatcaaatcagactgcctgcacgctctccgtCACTGCGCCTGAcattaatcaggatgtgcaccttTTTCACTGagtttaactctctctcttttgtctctctagatgcgctgtccaaattggtgcacacTGATAAACAAGCCTCTTGCCTGCTTGtccccctacctgctaaactttacatagagcttttctcagtcGTTGGCTCAACAATGCTTAACCTTCTAAATATGTCTCTTAAATCTGGCATTTTACCCTCCAGcctgatcaggcctttacttaaaaaccgaaccttgaccctgaagccttaaataattataggctgatttctaatctcccatttctttcaaaaatacttgaaaaaattgcaGCTGCTCAGCTTATAGCcaatatgtcctctaacagtctgtttgaaatattccagtcaggcttcaggtgttttcactcttctGAAACCgtgcttactagagtaactaatgatcttttattagccatggatgctggtactacttctattcttattctgcttgatctgagtttAGCATTTGGcacagtcgatcacactatattgttaaagcacctggaaaatcaaaattggcattcatggcctggcgctctcttggtttaaatctcatctctctgagagaaagcagtgtgtccattATAAcactgtgacctctgaataccatgAGCTTAACTAGGGGTCGGTCCTTGTCCCTCTTCTATTCTATATTTACATgttccctttgggtgacattattcagttacaacattaacttccattgttatgctgcctgcctctattaccaaaagtcttcagctggtccagaatgctgctgctagaatcctgaccagaacaaggaagtttgaccacattacacttgtcctggcttcccttcactggctcccaaatcatgcaagggcagattttaaggtcctcctGTTAACATATATAATTTCACATGGGTTTTCActggcctacctatctgacttaattataccctataacccaccttgtatcctgcactctcaagattctggactattagtcgttacAAGAACTAAAAAGAAGTCCATTGGCTACCGAGCCTTTTCtaactgctctcccttcctctggaatggtctacctctcttcataactttaaaaccagattaaagacttatctattttctctagcttatggataatataattttgatttgactttgttatggacatgtaaagccctttgagatgataaatagtgatattgggttCTAAATTAacttgcattattattattattattattattattattattattgtattttcaAGGAGATTCAGTAAAGTACCTCGTAATGATTGGAACAGCAAGGGCTCCTGATAAAGGACttcattatatatttatatatatatatattcagtatATATTTGTGCAAGAGGGTGAACTAAATTCTTATCTTATAACTTAATTATTATTACAGCTTCACAGCAGCAATGATAAACTGCCCGAGGCTATGAAGGAACTGGACAAATGGAAGGTACTTGCTTCACCCACTAATTTCACTAACCTTTTGGGTTAAGGACCTGTTGGATCTTCCAGATAGCAAGGACTACTTAGCCTGTTTCGTCAAATTTCCGCCTTTGGACAGTATAGGGCCATATAAATTCAGATTTTGTGTATCAACGTGTGGCCATGCTTAAGATAGCTGTGAAACAAGGAATATTCCCATTCTTCGAAAGCATATATAGCCTTATGCTTTATAGACTGCATGGCTCACCTGAGCGAGCCATTGAGTGTTTCTCAATGACAAGAATGCATATTGAAAAACATCCATTCCTTGTTTGTGTAGCAATGCATGGTGGGTATTATGCAAATACTTGTCATTATAAAGGCTTGATTACgtattttcctcctttttttaacCTCAGGATAGGAGTAGGGCATAATGAACTGCACCAGGGAACTGTgcataataattattaataataatttttgttGACATCTTGatgtattattacattttacaaactgaTGTGACTAACAGTTTCTCTCAAAATTCTCTCAAAATGCATACTTCAGTTTTCAATTTAAACAACATTTCTCACAGAAACTGTGTGAGCTCGCAGACCTAGAAAAATCCACGTTGTTACTGCAAAGCATGGACTCAgaggcagaaaagaaacaaatccaAAAGGAGCCAGCAGATTTAATTGAGgctcaagaagaagaagaggaagaagaagaagaagaagaagaagaagaagaagaagaagaagaagaagaagaagaagaagaactttatttgtcacacacacactgagcagtgaactGGAGcctgtgggagagaattctcagcctgggctaGATATGGCTAAGATTCTAACCAGGCTGTTCACTTACTTTCAGAATATAAATAATCAAAGTCGTCAGAGTCTACATTTATTGCATGAACTCAATGCAGCATACAACAAATGGAGCTGGTCCCGGGAGTGGCTGAAGCAATCCTCACAAAGCGTGGATTCTTATACATATTCTTATCAATTCCTTTGGTTGGGTGCTCCTGCCGGCCCCACCTCATAGATTCCCCAGCCACTCTGCAATAcgtcattatttcatattttcccttTACAACAAGCATAAGTTATCACCAGTTTTTACTGCCCCTCTCATTCGTGGAATAAGACATACCATGTAACCTTGAACGTTTTACCGTctgcatgcatttttaatgaccACAACGCGCCGGCAGAGGCCCCCTCACatacctcttctttttgaacacaaagaaattgatatttcttgtaatacaaaaaatTGTATAGTTACAacttttaatacaaatgattacattgattcacccctataacaATGATTAAATATTGTTACAGTGTTTATCATGATTGTTACAATGATTATCTTAAGGGAACATATAATTTCTCTGACAAGCCTCTGCATtgaacccatcctaacaccagtgagcacacacacacactatgaggtaggagcagtgggcagcccagggaccaactccaggtctttttgccagagccttggtcaaggtcaccgagaggagtactaatcctagcatgcatgtctttgcagtgggaggaaaccggagtacccggaggaaacccacacaaacatggggaaaactccacacagaaagtaCCTTGGATGGCCGGGATTCTATCCCAGGGCCTTCTgactgtgaggcaacagcactaacCATTGAGCCACCATGAGCAACTTAAAGAAAAATTTATTGAAAAAATGCAGGGAATACAGGTAGGAATGTTGTATTATCGTGTTGTATGAAATAACTTGATCAGTTTTTAGGGCTTATGATGATCTAACGAAAAAATATTTCCATGTTCCTGATTGCCAACCCTCATGTTCATAGATCTGGCTATGAATATGACAGTAACTACAACACAATATATTACACAGcaaatatatgtgtttgtactgGAGTTTCACAGCGTTACTATCAAagttattttacattcattaaCTACAAATTCAGCTTCCTCGGTCTGGGAAAGCTGTAGTAACAGTCTttgaatttcagtcattttgattTCGTGGAATAAGGCAGTAAATCTGCGCTGTCAATTTTATAGAAGGAAAACACTGATCTTGAGAAGACCATTCAGGATTTGTCAAGGAAACTCCAGAAATTGCAGCAGGAGCTCGAAGCTAAACAGGCTGAGACCACTTCTCTACAGCAAAGATTTAAGGTACGTTCAGCACGTTCAGCTGAGAGGAATATCAGACAAAAGGGCAGTTATTTCTTctgaataaatgagaaaattaaGTAGCAGAATATGCATCAGTACCTGTTGATGGAGATGTATTAAGTGCAGAAtagaattattattaaaatgattttttaaatttattttgaacaaTAAATTATTCCTGATTTTTCAGCAGctgaacacaaaaacatttcagtaactCTGATACAGTATCTGACAGCCTTTCAGTCATATGAATGAGATGATTGTGTGGTTAATGTCAGTTTGCTACATGTTTAACATCTTTAGTAGAATTTGGCTTTAGTTAAAATACAGTACATTAGAGAGCGCAACGGGAGGAAATTATGTATAGAGATAGTTCAGGAAAATATTCTTGAGAGCAGTTTGTTATCCTGAAAAGACCTCCACTCTGAGTTTCTAAAGCAGAGACTAAAAGCTTGGAACATAACATGAAAACTAAACACAGAAATCATATAAAAGAGAAATCATGATCCATTTTAGTTCAgccacacagcaacacaactgTAACTCTTCTAGATCAGAGTTGTGATCCCTGAAAAAAGAGTGAAGTTCACTGAGGCGGTCAAGGATGAAGAAGAGTATGAAGAATATCAAAACATTAAAGGAATCTTCACCATCACTCAAAGACCCTCCTTCGTTCTGAGGGGTGGGCAAGCCCTCATCACCTTTGAAGAAGAGAAAGGTACTGACCCGACATGCTCCCAGTCATCACGTTGTTTCATCATTGATATTTAGCCATTTTTAGACACTTTACCACTCACGGTCTTCTCATCAGAATACTTCTGATAGTAGTGCGCATCTTCcatatatttattcaaatgaTTTCAACTGATTTGAAGTCTGAGTTATCTCAGGACAAATGAGAAACGCATTAAAGATTTAAAGACACACAAGGTAATCTAGGAATGGTTGCCATGCTTTTTACTCTTGTTTGTATTTCTTAGCATCAGTGAACCCTAACAAAATTCATTACAACATTAGTGGAATTCTTAAAGTCTTTGGTAGAAATAGGCATCACTTTTATCCTCATAGTATACTTAATACAAAGTTATCAGCTTTCAAAGATAGTCTGTCAAATTGTAGCATCTAATGCCACTCCTGGGTTGCTTGTTGTGAGACATTGAGTTGGTTGTGTCTATATTTCTCTCAGTGGGTTTTGACAAAAATCAAGAAATTTCtgaacttttttgtttcttaagtTAGAGAGTCCAATGagttaaaaatgtataatatcAGGTATATAATACTGGTTTACATTTGTACATGAACTAACTAGATTAATATACTAAAGGTGAAATTTGCACGCTTAATATGCACATCATTACACAGTTTAGCTGTAATAGGCAGTGTAACAACCAACCCCTTGTGAGAACTGTCCCCACTCTCTTTCAACTATTACAATTGCAGAGAATAAATCTCATTAGTCATTAGAACTTGAGCTGTGAGAATCTGTCATGTAGGTCTCTCTAATGCTGAGTAAAAAATTGATGGGCAGGTAAATTGAAAGGAGCACTAAGCAGATTTGTTTGGTCCTTCTCTTAGTGGCTGACCAAATCCTCAGATTGGCCAAGTGCTCTGTAGCCTGTGACACAGTCAAGATGGATGTGAAGCCAAGACAGATTCCCCTGGGCCCATCTGTGAAATTTGAGGTAATGATAAGGTGTAATGGATTGGGAACCTTTCAAAAGTATTTACCAGTCCCTTTTACGTTCACAATGTGGTCTGTTCCACGTAAAATAGAGTGTCATTTCACAACCTTTTCAGCACAAAGcgtgaaagtgtgtatgtgtgattttgtCCACAGGTGCATCTTGAGGTTTCCAAGAGGACAATCAAGTTCTCTCAAGCTCCTCTGAATCAAGATGAGGATCGCATGAGGGACCGACTGGAGATCAGCTTCTCCAAGCCAAGTCAAGGTGGAGGAGAGTTGGACAGAGTGGACTATGATAAAAAGACAGGCACGGGCATTATCACCTTCCTCAAAACTGGAGGTAAGTTTGTgggtcttgtttttctcttctttgttttttttcttttgaagtctgcttttttttcagtatgttgGAAAAATGACACTTCAGCAGTTCCACCAGTAAAAAATTAGGCCCCGTCCTGACGACAACGGAATGTTTCGAAAACGACGTTTTTcctttgtattttcaaaaagtTTCATATCCATATGACAACATTTTGAGAATTCATTCTTGTCCACACGGATTCGCAAAAACGAGTGAAAATGCtgtagtatgtatgtatgtatgtatgtatgtatgccaGGGTAGTAGGTGCAGTGTAACTCTGCCACTCAAATGTACAAACACCACAGAAGAACACCACGTAAACATAAATAGCCATGTGCAAGCTGGGGCTGGGGTGGCCCAGTGGTgtagtgggtagcgctgtcgccacCCAACAAGCTGGttctgggtttgattcccagttGTGCGACCAgggttctttctgtgtggagtttgcatgttccgtctgtgtgggtttcctcccacagtccaaagcaGGTGTGGgtaaatctggtcctggaggaccatggtcctgctgtttttcttgtcgacatACTAAATACaacctgtgattggctgaagagcgtgcacacctgttttcaaggtgaaaatccaTAGgcaactaagaggtgaaaacaaaaaccggcaggacaccggctcTCCAGGACCAAATTTGACCACACCCGGTCCAAAGACatgcgaattggagacactaaattgcctctaggtatgaatgtgtttgtctgtgtgtttgccttgtgATGGGCAGGTGGcatgtccagggtgtttccctgccttttgcccaatggaTGTTGGGAAAGGCTTTAGaaccccgcgaccctaattaggataagcagcttagataatgaatgagagcgagtgagtgaacTGGGACCACgtcatcatcattttcaaacGGTTCTGTATTCGCCTGTCAGCGATGTAAGGGTTGCGTTTTCAAAAGATTAAACTCTGGAACCTGGTTTCAAAAGACTGCATTTTCAGGCCCTGAAAATGCCACTGTTGTGTGGACCAAAAACCAAAATGCCacaaaacttttctgttttcgCAGAGACTCCATTTTCACAGTTGTCGTGTGGACAGCCCCTTAATGCTCCATTTTGAAGATGTAGTGTATACTGTATTATTGTGATCCGgataggagaaaaaaatatagcCTACCAATTTATAGTTGGTCTGTCTTGTCTTTGGAAAGGTTGATTCATGAATGTATAAGAAAAATCatgtgttgtcatggaaacaagGTTTTGTCTGCAGTGTAGGACTCAAATGTCATCTGTATTTTCTTCCCTTCAGTTGCTGAGAACTTGTCTCTCAAGCGGAAGCACTGTGTTAATGCTGGCCGTGAAGTGATGGTAGATGTTGCCCCAAGTTATGATTTCCAGCTAAAGAAGTTTCAGGTAAGACTGCATCGATGTTGATGGGCAATTACTTCCTCAGAGTGAATCCCCATTCCCCAGTTACCTTTAAAAACTGTGGAAACTTCCTGCTTGGAAGGTATAGTGTAACACAGATTATATTTAATGGAAAAActtgaaaacagtaaaaacagttaTGACCTTGAGGGAGGAGAACTAAAATAAGTTATTCAGTGCTTGGAGATGTTGAAATATAAGAAGTAACACAAAAATGACTTGTAAATACAGTATAGCTATGAGCTACTTGTTTACAGTACAATCTGGTATATCATCTAGACATTTTCTGGGGTGCCTAAACGGACAGTCCTACTGGATGGGATCAGAGACGAGTTGGATGAGGAGGATCTTCAGGACCACCTGGAGATCCACTTCCAGAAGCCTAGCAACTATGGTGGAGAGGTGGAGACCATCAAATACATCTCAAAGAAGGAGCTGACAGCCTTCTTCAGTGAAGACCTCTCTGAGATGGAGGCATAAGCACCAAACCAATGCAAATGTATGTGAAGCTTCAGCGTTTAAATGGAACTTAGGGGTCCTATCTTACTCTTTCTGTCATATTATGTCTTCATAAAATCACTATAAATAGTAATAATGGCTCAGTCTAGGGTTAAATGGGGAATGGCCTATGAGAGAAAACGGGGAGAAATTTGTGATTTTCATCATGGACAACTTTTGGTTACTTCAAGAATAATCTCTGTGTGCCATAGTAGAAAGACTGAGCGTTTAAAAGTTATCAAACAGGTGTCAATCCTTAATcagcctctctccctgttaGTAGGGTTTTAGAATATGTATACTGCATGTAGTTCACCCTGATAAAAACTGGTATTAAAAGTTTTAGATCACAtattgcttttcaaaaaaatcattttccatATATATTATCATATTATCATATATCAGTTATCATCAATATGGTCAGTTATCAATTATTAGATGCATTAGTAGATAGATTATAAATAATACATACAATAGTTGAATTAGGTTGCAAGAGATTTTGTAATATGAAATGTGAAGTGAATCTTAATGCTGAACAATTGCTCAGGTTCTTATATGTTCTGACATTTGCTGTATGAAAACAGTAGAGGGCGCTAAAGCACAATGGAAAAATGACTTTGAAGTCATTTCACTGAATTACAGGGACAACAACAGTTTTCCTGTTTTGAAGATATATCCCATTTAAATTCACATAAACTCATGTAGGGTGAAAGATTACAAAAGCCATCTCACAGAGCAGGAACACCACTGTTTTGTGTTACAACTAGTGTTGATATGTGGAGTAGCCCTCCATTATTGAATTTTGCCAGGTGAAAATTCCTGGTTTAACTCTTGTTCCCATAATCATAATAAAAGAGGAAAGGCAATGCTCCGGATTCTATGTTCATTTTGAATGGTCCTCATTAATTATAGTAATATTTCAGCAGGATATTTATCTTAGGAAATTATGATTACGGTTTTCAACAGCTGCTTTGAACTCTAAAGTTGACAGTTCAATGATAAGTCTGTAAGGACTGGAATGCTATGGCTTGGTCACACATTATCACAGGAGTAATGCACTGATCCCACTATATGTTGGTTGTTGGTCATAATCCTGCCACCATATTGTCATGAAAGCTGTATACATGTATtaacaaatatttcacacataAATATCCCATATCCCAAACAATGCTTAAC is a window of Chanos chanos chromosome 10, fChaCha1.1, whole genome shotgun sequence DNA encoding:
- the LOC115823487 gene encoding N-myc-interactor-like, whose amino-acid sequence is MMQTGTKIEGISVAKLHSSNDKLPEAMKELDKWKKLCELADLEKSTLLLQSMDSEAEKKQIQKEPADLIEAQEQLKEKFIEKMQGIQKENTDLEKTIQDLSRKLQKLQQELEAKQAETTSLQQRFKIRVVIPEKRVKFTEAVKDEEEYEEYQNIKGIFTITQRPSFVLRGGQALITFEEEKVADQILRLAKCSVACDTVKMDVKPRQIPLGPSVKFEVHLEVSKRTIKFSQAPLNQDEDRMRDRLEISFSKPSQGGGELDRVDYDKKTGTGIITFLKTGVAENLSLKRKHCVNAGREVMVDVAPSYDFQLKKFQTFSGVPKRTVLLDGIRDELDEEDLQDHLEIHFQKPSNYGGEVETIKYISKKELTAFFSEDLSEMEA